In Rhinopithecus roxellana isolate Shanxi Qingling chromosome 4, ASM756505v1, whole genome shotgun sequence, a single genomic region encodes these proteins:
- the CLDN20 gene encoding claudin-20, whose protein sequence is MASAGLQLLAFILALSGVSGVLTATLLPNWKVNVDVGSNIITAIVQLHGLWMDCTWYSTGMFSCALKHSILSLPIHVQAARATMVLACILSALGICTSTVGMKCTRLGGDRETKSHASFAGGVCFMSAGISSLIPTVWYTKEIIANFLDLTVPESNKHEPGGAIYIGFISAMLLFISGMIFCTSCIKRNPEAWLDPPTQQPISNTQLENNSTHNLKDYV, encoded by the coding sequence ATGGCCTCAGCAGGACTTCAGCTCCTTGCTTTCATCCTGGCCTTATCTGGGGTCTCTGGAGTGCTCACAGCCACCCTGCTGCCCAACTGGAAGGTGAATGTGGATGTGGGCTCCAACATCATAACAGCCATTGTGCAGCTGCACGGGCTCTGGATGGACTGTACGTGGTACAGCACTGGGATGTTCAGCTGTGCCCTGAAACACTCCATTCTGTCCCTCCCCATCCACGTGCAGGCTGCGAGAGCCACCATGGTCCTGGCGTGTATTCTGTCTGCTTTGGGGATCTGCACTTCCACAGTAGGAATGAAATGTACTCGCTTAGGAGGGGACAGAGAAACCAAGAGCCATGCTTCCTTTGCTGGAGGAGTCTGTTTCATGTCTGCAGGAATCTCTAGTTTAATCCCGACAGTGTGGTACACAAAGGAGATCATCGCAAACTTTCTGGATCTGACAGTTCCAGAAAGCAACAAACACGAACCTGGAGGAGCTATCTATATCGGATTCATTTCAGCAATGCTGTTGTTTATCTCTGGCATGATTTTCTGCACCTCTTGTATAAAAAGGAATCCAGAAGCTTGGCTCGACCCACCCACGCAGCAGCCTATCTCTAACACACAGCTCGAGAACAATTCCACACACAATCTGAAGGATTATGTGTAA